One window of Thermocoleostomius sinensis A174 genomic DNA carries:
- a CDS encoding DUF4079 domain-containing protein: MNLEIPESVKVWSQFAHPVLMWVLLGATLYALYLGIQIRRTRTAEGDVKKELIKGRYNVKHHQVGSLLLALMVLGSIGAMAVTYINSGKLFVNPHLLVGLGMTGLIATSASLTPFLQKGHDWARYTHIGLNLVLVVLFGWQAVTGMQIVQRIIERMAG; the protein is encoded by the coding sequence ATGAATTTGGAAATTCCGGAGTCCGTCAAGGTTTGGAGTCAGTTTGCCCATCCGGTCCTGATGTGGGTGCTGTTAGGAGCAACTCTGTATGCCCTTTACCTGGGAATACAAATTCGTCGGACGCGAACTGCCGAGGGCGATGTCAAAAAAGAATTGATCAAGGGACGGTATAACGTTAAACATCACCAGGTTGGCTCGTTGCTTTTGGCACTCATGGTGTTGGGAAGCATTGGCGCGATGGCTGTCACCTATATCAATAGCGGTAAGCTATTTGTCAATCCGCATTTGCTAGTTGGGTTAGGAATGACTGGGTTAATTGCCACTTCCGCGTCTCTGACGCCCTTTCTGCAGAAAGGGCACGATTGGGCTAGATATACCCACATTGGGCTGAATCTAGTTTTGGTTGTTTTGTTTGGTTGGCAAGCAGTAACCGGAATGCAAATTGTGCAACGAATTATTGAGCGCATGGCTGGATAA
- the tmk gene encoding dTMP kinase, producing MSGQFAVSDPSGIPGRFVVFEGVEGCGKTTQLARLQDWLQTNGFIEAGQKQGILSSLVVTREPGGTILGQEIRRLLLHHAVDDEPMQFRTELLLYAADRAQHVEGFLKPHLNQGALILCDRYTDSTIAYQGYGRGLDRAVIDQLNHLATQGLTSDLTLWLDVDVEIGLARAQRRGRSDRMEQAQLAFHRRVQQGFVELAQQYPDRIVRIDASCDEQSVAQQIQAVLQQRLIEWYGSTSVGALPPNA from the coding sequence ATGTCCGGTCAATTTGCCGTATCAGATCCATCTGGAATACCCGGTCGGTTTGTCGTTTTTGAAGGGGTAGAAGGGTGTGGCAAAACCACTCAACTTGCCCGGCTTCAGGATTGGCTTCAAACCAACGGCTTCATTGAAGCAGGGCAGAAGCAGGGAATTCTCTCTTCACTGGTCGTGACCCGTGAACCAGGCGGAACGATATTGGGGCAGGAAATTCGGCGGTTGTTGCTGCATCATGCCGTTGACGATGAACCAATGCAATTTCGCACTGAGTTGTTGCTTTATGCAGCCGATCGAGCGCAACACGTTGAAGGGTTTTTGAAACCTCATTTAAATCAAGGAGCACTCATCCTTTGCGATCGCTATACCGACTCGACCATTGCCTATCAAGGTTATGGTCGAGGACTCGATCGAGCAGTGATTGACCAATTGAATCACCTTGCAACCCAGGGTTTGACCAGTGACCTGACTCTGTGGCTGGATGTAGATGTGGAAATTGGGCTGGCACGAGCACAACGACGGGGAAGGAGCGATCGGATGGAACAGGCACAACTCGCATTTCATCGTCGCGTTCAACAAGGTTTTGTAGAGCTAGCCCAGCAGTACCCCGATCGCATTGTGCGCATTGATGCTAGTTGCGATGAGCAAAGCGTCGCTCAACAAATTCAGGCTGTTTTGCAACAGCGACTAATCGAGTGGTATGGCAGTACTTCTGTTGGTGCGCTGCCTCCTAATGCCTAG
- a CDS encoding YihY/virulence factor BrkB family protein: protein MFSSRFFRFFQHLNVKTIRKTIVDATRQRLPGLAAEMAYNAMLSLFPAILTVLTAIGLFAPLNTTFQSLAAQLSEVAPEEVFGLVQNFAEAISTGQNRGLFSLSFALALWASSGALGAAMVALDQIHQTPTGKVRPFWQARLVALGLTIGAVLLLIAAVGLVFVSDIVVRNIAQNSGTFERELLRLWQLLTLPLVLGIMSTLFAFIYRFGPSRWNKGQPIMPGAVLAAIFWAILSNLFRLYVQHFGNYNQVYGAVGAVIVLLLWLYMSSLVLLIGGQLNVTVGNAMQRSTQPNPIKMKR, encoded by the coding sequence ATGTTTTCCAGTCGCTTCTTTCGGTTCTTCCAACATCTTAATGTCAAGACTATTCGCAAAACGATCGTCGATGCAACCCGGCAGCGTCTTCCGGGGCTGGCGGCAGAAATGGCTTACAATGCCATGTTGTCTTTGTTTCCGGCTATTTTAACGGTTTTAACCGCGATTGGCTTGTTCGCCCCGCTAAACACCACGTTTCAAAGCTTGGCAGCACAACTGAGCGAAGTTGCCCCGGAAGAAGTGTTTGGATTGGTGCAAAATTTTGCTGAAGCCATCAGCACTGGACAAAATAGAGGCTTATTTTCCCTTAGTTTTGCCCTGGCGCTATGGGCTTCGTCAGGAGCACTGGGTGCGGCAATGGTGGCACTGGACCAGATTCACCAAACACCGACTGGGAAAGTACGCCCCTTTTGGCAAGCTAGATTGGTAGCACTAGGATTGACGATCGGTGCTGTGCTTTTGCTGATTGCCGCGGTAGGGTTAGTGTTTGTCAGTGATATCGTTGTTCGCAACATTGCTCAAAACAGTGGTACGTTTGAACGAGAACTCTTGCGGCTTTGGCAACTGCTGACGTTGCCCTTGGTTCTGGGCATCATGTCTACGCTATTTGCCTTTATCTATCGCTTTGGCCCAAGCCGTTGGAACAAGGGACAACCAATTATGCCAGGAGCCGTCCTAGCAGCAATTTTCTGGGCCATTCTGTCTAACTTGTTTCGGCTCTATGTACAGCATTTTGGCAATTACAACCAAGTGTATGGAGCCGTGGGAGCTGTGATTGTGCTGCTGCTTTGGCTTTATATGAGTTCGCTGGTGTTGTTGATTGGTGGACAATTAAATGTGACTGTAGGAAATGCAATGCAGCGATCGACCCAACCCAACCCAATCAAAATGAAGCGTTGA
- a CDS encoding TIGR03279 family radical SAM protein, which produces MSASSIRPALITKVLSDSIAAEIGFEAGDRLVSINGQRPRDLIDYQFLCADEVLQLEVLDAHGKTHHVEIEKDYDEDLGLEFESALFDGLIQCNNRCPFCFIDQQPPGKRDSLYLKDDDYRLSFLYGSYLTLTNLTQREWDRIAQMRLSPLYVSVHATEPNVRHRLLKNPRAGEILDRLHWFQEHRLQIHAQVVVCPGMNDGIHLERTLLDLAQFHQDEIPAVISAAVVPVGLTRFRPAEDELIPVTPEKAREVIAQVQVLQEKFRRQFGTMFAWLADEWFLIGNQPLPPESHYEDYPQLGNGVGSIRQFLKEFRSAASSLPTHVSPPRKLVWVVGNAVEQAFQPVVQRLNQVKGLDVSMAALRSDYWGQQITVTGLLTGQDLLQGLRERDLGDGLLLPTLMLKHGEDTFLDDMTVDELACQLDTKIWRIQSIDALLQTCIL; this is translated from the coding sequence ATGTCTGCCTCTTCCATTCGTCCTGCTTTAATTACCAAAGTGTTGTCCGATTCGATCGCGGCTGAAATTGGCTTTGAAGCAGGCGATCGGCTAGTGTCTATTAATGGGCAGCGTCCACGCGATTTAATTGATTATCAATTTCTCTGTGCCGATGAAGTGTTGCAGTTGGAAGTCTTAGATGCCCATGGTAAGACACATCATGTGGAGATCGAGAAAGACTATGACGAGGATTTAGGGTTAGAGTTTGAGTCTGCTCTGTTTGACGGGCTAATTCAATGCAACAACCGTTGTCCGTTCTGCTTTATCGATCAGCAGCCACCTGGCAAGCGAGATAGCTTATACCTTAAAGATGATGATTATCGCCTCAGTTTTCTCTACGGCAGCTACTTAACCTTAACCAACTTGACACAGCGCGAGTGGGATCGCATTGCTCAAATGCGCTTGTCGCCGCTATATGTGTCAGTTCATGCCACTGAACCTAATGTACGCCATCGCTTGTTGAAGAATCCACGTGCTGGAGAAATTCTCGATCGCCTGCACTGGTTTCAGGAACATCGCCTGCAAATTCACGCCCAAGTAGTGGTGTGTCCGGGCATGAATGATGGAATCCACCTGGAGCGTACCTTACTCGATCTTGCCCAGTTTCACCAAGACGAAATCCCGGCTGTAATATCAGCAGCGGTGGTTCCAGTGGGGCTAACGCGCTTCCGTCCAGCCGAGGATGAACTGATTCCCGTCACGCCGGAAAAAGCGCGGGAGGTGATTGCTCAGGTTCAAGTCCTTCAGGAAAAGTTTCGTCGGCAGTTTGGCACAATGTTTGCTTGGCTAGCTGACGAGTGGTTTTTGATTGGCAATCAACCGTTACCGCCTGAATCGCACTATGAAGACTATCCGCAACTTGGGAATGGCGTCGGTTCAATTCGACAATTTTTGAAAGAATTTCGATCGGCCGCTAGCTCTTTACCCACGCATGTTTCTCCTCCTCGCAAACTGGTGTGGGTCGTGGGTAATGCAGTTGAACAAGCCTTTCAGCCCGTGGTGCAACGGTTAAATCAAGTCAAAGGGCTGGATGTGTCGATGGCGGCTTTGCGCAGCGACTATTGGGGGCAACAAATCACCGTTACAGGATTATTGACCGGACAGGATTTGCTGCAAGGATTGCGCGAGCGCGACTTGGGTGATGGGTTGTTACTGCCAACGCTGATGCTGAAACATGGCGAGGATACCTTCTTGGATGATATGACCGTGGATGAGCTAGCCTGCCAACTTGACACTAAAATTTGGCGAATTCAGTCGATTGATGCATTGCTGCAAACGTGCATCTTGTAA
- a CDS encoding aspartoacylase: protein MEPIKRVAIIGGTHGNELTGAYLIKKFEQFPALVRRSTFETITLFGNPRAFEMGRRYLDKDLNRCFLTKDLLNPTLSTYEDQRAKTIHHLLGPKGHPAVDLILDLHSTTANMGITLILSSHHPFNLQLAAYLSQLDPQIRVFSWGQSSQDSSLLRSLCEQGLAIEVGPVAQGVLHAEFFQRTEALVHQILDYLERTNQGNPPSIARNLTLYQFIGSIDYPRDEKGDIQAMIHPKLQGKDYEPLRPGDPLFLTFDNQTIAYKGELTVYPVFINEAAYYEKGIAVYLAKLQPLYI from the coding sequence ATGGAACCAATCAAGCGCGTCGCCATCATTGGAGGAACGCATGGTAATGAGCTTACAGGTGCTTATCTAATCAAGAAGTTCGAGCAATTTCCGGCACTAGTGAGGCGATCGACGTTTGAAACCATTACCCTATTTGGCAATCCTCGAGCATTTGAGATGGGTCGGAGATATCTCGACAAAGACCTAAATCGCTGCTTCTTGACCAAAGATTTGTTGAATCCCACCCTTTCCACCTACGAAGACCAGCGTGCCAAAACCATCCACCACCTGCTTGGACCCAAGGGACACCCAGCGGTTGATCTCATTTTGGATTTGCACAGCACTACAGCGAATATGGGGATCACCCTGATTTTAAGTAGCCACCATCCCTTCAACTTGCAACTTGCAGCTTATCTCAGTCAGTTAGATCCACAAATCAGGGTTTTTAGTTGGGGACAATCCAGTCAAGACAGCAGTTTACTGCGATCGTTATGCGAACAAGGGTTGGCCATTGAAGTCGGTCCCGTGGCACAGGGTGTTCTTCACGCCGAATTTTTTCAGCGAACCGAAGCGCTGGTGCACCAAATTTTGGATTATTTGGAGAGGACGAATCAAGGAAACCCACCGTCGATCGCCCGCAATCTGACGCTGTATCAATTCATTGGGTCGATCGATTATCCCAGAGACGAAAAGGGAGATATTCAAGCCATGATTCATCCTAAACTGCAAGGCAAGGATTATGAACCTCTCCGTCCGGGTGATCCTCTATTTCTTACCTTTGACAATCAAACAATCGCCTACAAAGGGGAACTGACAGTCTATCCCGTATTCATCAACGAAGCGGCTTATTACGAAAAGGGCATTGCTGTCTACCTTGCCAAGCTACAGCCCCTTTATATTTAA
- a CDS encoding Crp/Fnr family transcriptional regulator, producing MASNLAIAHSSTVRQFKFSRRELIPSDRVGLWQIHAGWVRTLTWNEDGAIVTLGFWHAGDVVGQPLCNLHPYQIECLTPVEAAPLPDDYPFCQQALVAHLQQTQELLRIIHYRRVELRLAELLSWLAQQFGRKVTQGYLVELRLTHQDIADVIGTTRVTVTRLLNLFQQQHRINWCKEGWIWQADRLVS from the coding sequence ATGGCTTCTAATCTTGCGATCGCACATTCGTCTACTGTACGACAGTTCAAGTTCAGTCGTCGGGAACTCATACCTTCCGATCGGGTTGGTTTGTGGCAAATTCATGCGGGCTGGGTGCGGACATTAACTTGGAATGAAGACGGGGCTATTGTCACCCTTGGATTTTGGCATGCTGGTGATGTGGTTGGGCAACCATTGTGCAATCTGCATCCTTATCAAATTGAATGCCTGACTCCGGTAGAAGCTGCCCCCCTACCAGACGATTATCCATTTTGTCAACAAGCACTGGTAGCCCATTTACAGCAAACGCAAGAGTTGCTAAGGATCATTCATTACAGACGAGTGGAATTACGTCTGGCGGAATTATTAAGTTGGCTAGCTCAACAGTTTGGTCGCAAGGTGACCCAAGGATACTTGGTAGAACTGCGCTTAACGCACCAAGATATTGCCGATGTCATTGGCACAACGCGGGTTACGGTGACACGTTTATTAAACTTGTTTCAACAGCAACATCGAATCAATTGGTGCAAAGAAGGATGGATTTGGCAAGCCGATCGATTGGTTAGTTAG
- a CDS encoding aldo/keto reductase, whose product MNAITLGSNGPTIAPLGIGAWAWGDKLFWSYGKDYDKATLYDAFKTALDVGISLFDTAEIYGFGESERLLGEFMQQTDRSRSSVHIATKYFPLPWRFNAQAVADALTASLKRLQLPTVALYQVHQPFDFLMGQTTLLNALADEVKQGRTLTLGVSNYSAEQMRQAHRILADRGIALAVNQVPYSLLTRQIESNGVLDTARELGITILAYSPLSQGLLTGKYTADNYTPPIGARRLNPQFSQSSLEKLAPTIRLLTEIGETHGKTPAQVALNWLIAQGNVIPIPGAKNGDQVRQNAGALGWSLSPDEREQLDRSTATSR is encoded by the coding sequence ATGAATGCCATTACCCTTGGTTCTAATGGCCCTACCATTGCGCCGTTGGGAATTGGTGCGTGGGCCTGGGGCGATAAGCTGTTCTGGAGCTATGGCAAAGATTACGACAAGGCTACGCTATACGATGCATTTAAAACGGCCCTAGACGTTGGCATTAGTCTGTTTGACACGGCAGAAATTTATGGTTTTGGCGAATCAGAACGACTGCTGGGCGAATTTATGCAGCAAACCGATCGCTCTCGTTCCTCGGTGCACATTGCCACGAAGTATTTTCCGCTGCCGTGGCGCTTTAATGCTCAGGCGGTGGCTGATGCTCTCACTGCTAGCTTGAAGCGGTTGCAATTGCCAACAGTGGCACTATATCAGGTACACCAGCCGTTTGATTTTTTGATGGGGCAAACAACGCTATTGAACGCGCTGGCCGATGAAGTGAAGCAAGGACGCACCTTAACCCTTGGGGTCAGCAATTACTCGGCTGAGCAAATGCGACAAGCCCATCGTATCCTAGCCGATCGGGGAATTGCACTGGCGGTGAATCAGGTGCCTTACTCACTACTAACTCGGCAAATTGAAAGCAATGGCGTTTTAGATACTGCTCGCGAACTTGGCATCACAATTTTGGCCTACAGCCCTCTGTCCCAAGGCTTGCTCACTGGAAAGTATACAGCCGACAACTACACTCCTCCTATAGGGGCCCGCCGACTAAATCCTCAGTTTAGCCAAAGCAGTTTGGAGAAGCTGGCTCCCACCATTCGCTTATTGACAGAGATTGGTGAAACCCACGGTAAAACCCCGGCTCAGGTGGCGTTGAACTGGCTGATTGCTCAGGGCAATGTCATCCCGATTCCGGGTGCTAAGAATGGCGACCAAGTGCGGCAAAATGCAGGAGCGCTGGGTTGGTCGTTGTCTCCAGATGAACGGGAGCAACTCGATCGATCGACTGCTACGAGTCGCTGA
- a CDS encoding oligosaccharide flippase family protein — MKLWHLIQLETLWQKLQHPDLIATLIRGASAALLIQTAGAGINYGMQIGLARWMGAAEYGTYDYVMTLSTILALLAGLGLSGAVLRFVPEYTVKQDWSRLRGLLLTSWWQTAIAGLITAAIAIVIIGVVGRSTSLNSLRSSLLLGVWLIPLLALLKLQLEMSRSIRQIVLAYFPSLVMFPLLLTGTAFGWVYTQQSLTSITAIVISGFILVFILIGQQWFFQRALLPSIRSSPPSFGLKQWLLVSLPLLFIDGSFIVLNQTDTLMIGALLGTKAVGIYGAAFKTATWVSFILASINAIAAPMFSTLYAQGDRHTLQQLVSIIARWMFYPAFIVTISLFVFSDPLLSLFGSEFVVAKWSLLALSLGQLVNVGAGSVGYLLMMTGHQNQCAFVFACSALINVSLNLIGIPILGTFGAAVATALSMILWNVWLNRLVVKYLGINPSIVAALRPNLTP, encoded by the coding sequence ATGAAACTGTGGCATTTGATCCAGCTAGAAACTCTTTGGCAGAAACTTCAGCACCCTGACCTAATTGCCACCTTGATTCGAGGAGCGAGTGCGGCTCTTCTCATTCAAACGGCCGGGGCAGGCATCAACTATGGAATGCAAATTGGATTGGCTCGTTGGATGGGGGCCGCTGAGTATGGAACCTACGATTATGTGATGACGTTGAGTACCATTCTGGCATTGCTGGCAGGACTGGGATTATCGGGAGCGGTGTTGCGCTTTGTGCCAGAATACACCGTCAAGCAAGACTGGTCTCGGCTGCGTGGTTTACTGTTAACCAGTTGGTGGCAAACAGCCATCGCTGGCTTAATCACGGCGGCGATCGCCATAGTGATTATTGGAGTCGTCGGTCGATCGACAAGCTTAAACAGTTTACGATCGTCGCTATTACTTGGTGTTTGGTTAATTCCCCTGTTGGCACTATTAAAACTACAGCTAGAAATGTCTAGAAGCATTCGTCAAATAGTACTTGCCTACTTTCCCTCCTTGGTGATGTTTCCACTGCTGCTGACAGGAACTGCATTTGGCTGGGTCTATACTCAACAATCACTCACCAGTATTACAGCAATCGTTATTTCTGGATTCATACTAGTGTTCATTCTAATCGGTCAGCAGTGGTTTTTTCAACGTGCTTTATTACCATCGATCCGAAGTAGCCCTCCAAGTTTTGGATTGAAGCAATGGCTGTTAGTATCTTTACCACTTTTGTTTATTGATGGTTCCTTTATTGTGTTAAACCAAACAGATACCTTAATGATTGGAGCATTGCTAGGAACAAAGGCAGTCGGAATTTACGGGGCGGCGTTTAAAACTGCAACGTGGGTCAGTTTTATTTTGGCGTCTATCAATGCAATCGCAGCCCCAATGTTTAGTACACTCTATGCTCAAGGCGATCGTCACACGCTTCAGCAGTTGGTTTCTATCATTGCTCGATGGATGTTTTATCCAGCATTCATTGTCACAATCAGTCTATTCGTTTTTTCAGATCCACTACTATCGCTGTTTGGCTCAGAATTTGTTGTTGCGAAATGGTCTCTACTGGCTTTGTCGCTGGGGCAATTAGTCAACGTAGGTGCCGGTTCGGTCGGATATTTACTGATGATGACAGGACATCAAAATCAATGCGCTTTTGTATTTGCCTGTAGTGCGCTGATTAATGTTAGCCTCAACCTGATCGGGATTCCCATACTGGGCACCTTTGGCGCAGCCGTGGCCACTGCCCTATCGATGATCCTGTGGAACGTGTGGCTCAATCGATTAGTGGTGAAATACCTCGGCATCAACCCCTCGATCGTCGCGGCCCTGCGTCCCAATCTGACACCTTAA
- a CDS encoding cation:proton antiporter — protein MLESIIWILLMGFFVGQIARRFKAPALVGMVLVGILLGPQVGNILSPAILEAAGSFRTIAVMVILMKAGLGLDREKLAQQGSVALRLGFLPAAFEAIAVALAAMWLLQFDFATGLLLGCIVGAESPAVIVPGMLRLKSLGWGVQKGIPDAILTGSALSDVLLLLVFSLLLAILSQTAATGITLPGGVTLSPLQLLPFQVVLQIVLGVLLGWLTARMLVSLLGKQNWTQNAVQDTLVAAGFALLLVVLAEDIPIFSGYLAVMATGFFLIELDTPLARRLRGGFDSVWVIAEIILFVLLGASIQLNVLGNTAWIGLLVLAIGTLLGRSLGWYLSTLGSNWTWKERLFLLPGNSAKATVQAAIGAIPLAQGIAGGETILALAALSILVTAPLGAWAIPTFAPRLLQKGEVDPTKVAIARRITLLAAIDTSSLSTQVLSKAADLARRADGEVIVLHVIRVHDPRGVEKLREQTQQLLADIRHRFITTAGSVPEEIIRTAQDYNVTEIVMGKRGHRSLAEVLVGSVSQAVLETSPFPVLIVEDKQTLASVR, from the coding sequence ATGTTAGAAAGCATCATTTGGATTTTACTGATGGGATTTTTTGTTGGGCAAATTGCTCGACGGTTCAAGGCTCCAGCATTGGTGGGGATGGTGCTGGTCGGCATTCTCTTGGGGCCCCAAGTCGGTAATATTCTTAGTCCTGCCATCTTGGAAGCAGCGGGTTCGTTCCGAACGATCGCCGTCATGGTGATTCTGATGAAGGCTGGGTTAGGGCTAGATCGCGAGAAATTGGCTCAACAGGGTAGTGTGGCCCTACGGTTAGGGTTTTTACCAGCAGCGTTTGAGGCGATCGCCGTAGCCTTGGCAGCGATGTGGCTTTTGCAGTTTGATTTCGCGACGGGTTTGTTACTGGGATGCATTGTGGGAGCAGAGTCTCCGGCCGTGATTGTACCTGGCATGTTGCGGCTAAAAAGCTTAGGATGGGGCGTGCAAAAAGGGATTCCCGATGCCATCTTGACAGGTAGTGCTCTATCGGATGTATTGTTGCTGCTGGTATTTAGTCTGCTGTTGGCAATTCTCTCTCAGACGGCTGCCACTGGAATCACCCTTCCCGGTGGAGTGACGCTGAGTCCGTTGCAGTTGTTGCCGTTTCAGGTCGTCCTGCAAATTGTTTTGGGAGTGCTGTTAGGATGGCTGACGGCTCGAATGTTGGTTTCCCTGCTGGGCAAACAAAACTGGACTCAAAATGCTGTGCAAGATACCTTAGTAGCAGCCGGGTTTGCGCTGCTGTTGGTGGTCCTAGCCGAAGACATACCGATCTTTTCTGGCTATTTAGCGGTGATGGCCACCGGGTTTTTCTTGATTGAGTTAGACACCCCACTGGCGCGACGGTTGCGCGGTGGCTTTGACAGTGTGTGGGTCATCGCCGAAATCATTTTGTTTGTGCTGCTGGGCGCTAGTATTCAACTGAATGTTTTGGGCAACACAGCATGGATTGGATTGTTAGTATTGGCCATTGGAACCCTGTTGGGACGATCGTTAGGTTGGTATCTCTCGACATTGGGTAGTAATTGGACATGGAAAGAGCGGTTGTTTTTGCTGCCAGGAAATTCTGCCAAGGCCACTGTCCAAGCAGCAATTGGTGCCATTCCGCTAGCACAGGGCATTGCTGGGGGTGAAACAATCTTGGCATTGGCGGCTCTGTCGATTTTGGTGACGGCCCCGTTAGGGGCGTGGGCCATTCCAACCTTTGCCCCTAGGCTGCTGCAAAAGGGTGAGGTTGATCCTACCAAAGTGGCGATCGCTCGTCGCATTACTCTATTGGCTGCTATCGATACCTCTTCCTTATCCACACAGGTATTGTCTAAAGCCGCTGACTTAGCTCGACGGGCAGATGGTGAAGTGATTGTGTTGCATGTCATTCGAGTTCATGATCCTCGAGGAGTTGAGAAATTGCGGGAACAAACGCAACAGCTTCTGGCAGATATTCGGCATCGATTTATCACTACTGCTGGTTCAGTTCCTGAAGAAATTATTCGCACGGCTCAAGACTATAACGTTACCGAAATTGTGATGGGAAAACGCGGCCATCGGTCTTTAGCTGAGGTGTTGGTGGGGTCAGTGTCTCAAGCCGTATTAGAAACAAGTCCGTTTCCAGTTTTGATTGTAGAAGATAAGCAAACGCTTGCAAGCGTCCGCTAA